Proteins encoded in a region of the Triticum dicoccoides isolate Atlit2015 ecotype Zavitan chromosome 3A, WEW_v2.0, whole genome shotgun sequence genome:
- the LOC119267742 gene encoding triose phosphate/phosphate translocator TPT, chloroplastic-like: MPALGTLSAGGAAAGVAGLLRLRRGPALASPLPAAARAGAVHDGAQLVWGRQLRPALVLPAGLLPLQASKRLTLRPPAASAEPAGEAKSPGLLEKYPAITTGFFFFMWYFLNVIFNILNKKIYNYFPYPYFVSVIHLLVGVVYCLLSWAVGLPKRAPINATLLKLLFPVALCHALGHVTSNVSFATVAVSFAHTIKALEPFFNAAATQFVLGQTVPLSLWLSLAPVVLGVSMASLTELSFSWKGFINAMISNISFTYRSIYSKKAMTDMDSTNVYAYISIIALVVCIPPALIIEGPQLMQYGLNDAIAKVGMTKFVSDLFLVGLFYHLYNQIATNTLERVAPLTHAVGNVLKRVFVIGFSIIIFGNKITTQTGIGTCVAIAGVALYSYIKAKIEEEKRAKAA; this comes from the exons ATGCCGGCCCTCGGGACGCTCTCcgccggcggcgccgccgccggcgtcgCAGGCCtgctccgcctccgccgcggccccgCCCTCGCCTCGCCCCTGCCGGCCGCCGCCCGCGCTGGCGCCGTCCACGACGGCGCCCAGCTCGTCTGGGGCCGCCAGCTCCGCCCGGCCCTTGTCCTCCCCGCCGGCCTGCTCCCGCTCCAGGCCTCCAAGAGGCTCACGCTCCGcccgcccgccgcctccgccgagcCCGCCGG GGAGGCCAAGTCGCCAGGGTTGCTGGAGAAGTACCCTGCAATCACCAccggcttcttcttcttcatgtg GTACTTCCTGAACGTCATATTCAACATCCTCAACAAGAAGATCTACAACTACTTCCCCTACCCATA CTTTGTTTCGGTGATCCATCTACTTGTGGGAGTTGTGTACTGCCTCCTCAGCTGGGCCGTTGGTCTCCCGAAGCGTGCG CCTATCAATGCAACGCTCCTGAAGCTGCTCTTTCCGGTGGCATTGTGCCATGCTCTTGGTCATGTCACAAGCAACGTGTCCTTTGCTACTGTTGCAGTCTCGTTTGCCCACACTATTAAAG CTTTGGAGCCCTTCTTCAATGCAGCTGCTACCCAGTTTGTCCTTGGACAGACAGTTCCCTTGTCTCTGTGGTTGTCTCTTGCCCCTGTTGTGCTTG GTGTTTCAATGGCATCCCTCACTGAACTGTCATTTAGCTGGAAGGGTTTCATCAATGCTATGATCTCTAACATCTCGTTCACTTACCGGAGTATTTATTCCAAGAAAGCCATG ACTGACATGGATAGCACCAACGTGTATGCTTACATCTCAATAATTGCTCTAGTTGTCTGCATACCACCTGCACTTATT ATTGAAGGACCACAGCTAATGCAGTATGGATTAAACGATGCAATTGCAAAAGTAGGAATGACAAAATTTGTATCAGATCTTTTCCTGGTGGGATTGTTCTACCATCTCTATAATCAG ATTGCTACAAACACTTTGGAACGGGTGGCCCCTCTGACACATGCTGTTGGCAATGTGTTGAAAAGGGTTTTCGTCATTGGTTTCTCGATCATCATTTTTG GCAACAAAATTACCACACAGACTGGAATCGGGACTTGCGTTGCAATAGCTGGTGTTGCCCTCTACTCGTACATCAAAGCTAAGATCGAGGAGGAGAAAAGG GCGAAGGCCGCCTGA
- the LOC119267741 gene encoding dnaJ homolog subfamily B member 4-like → MGVDYYKVLGVDRGASDDDLKKAYRKLAMRWHPDKNPTTKKEAEAKFKQISEAYEVLSDFQKRTIYDQLGEEGLKGQPPPGAGGPGASSFYPGGGQSTSFHFNPRSADDIFAEFFGFSGPSFLGGMPGGSMRGEPRSYGGGVFSNEYLAKRFAEGSAGNMPRPSHKPAPIENQLSVTLADLYKGVAKKMKISREVIETSGRVSQVEEILTIDVKPGWKKGTKITFPEKGNESPSMMPADIVFIIEEKPHDVFTREGNDLVMTQKISLVEALTGYTVQLTTLDGRSLSRQVNSVIHPSYEEVIPGEGMPIPKEPGKKGNLRVKFSIKFPSRLTSDQKAGIKRLLGS, encoded by the exons ATGGGGGTCGACTACTACAAGGTCCTCGGCGTCGACCGCGGCGCCAGCGACGACGACCTCAAGAAGGCCTACCGCAAGCTCGCCATGCGGTGGCACCCAGACAAGAACCCCACcaccaagaaggaggcggaggccAAGTTCAAGCAGATCTCCGAGGCGTACGAG GTCCTTAGCGACTTCCAGAAACGCACAATATATGACCAGCTAGGGGAAGAAGGGCTCAAGGGACAGCCGCCTCCAGGGGCAGGAGGTCCTGGTGCATCTTCTTTCTACCCTGGTGGTGGCCAGTCAACCTCATTTCACTTCAATCCGAGGAGTGCGGATGATATATTTGCTGAGTTTTTTGGATTTTCTGGGCCTTCCTTCCTGGGTGGCATGCCGGGTGGCAGCATGAGAGGGGAACCAAGATCTTATGGTGGGGGCGTGTTTAGCAACGAGTATCTCGCTAAGCGATTTGCAGAGGGTTCTGCCGGCAATATGCCGCGCCCATCACACAAACCAGCACCCATTGAGAATCAGCTTTCAGTGACCCTTGCGGATTTGTATAAGGGTGTGGCCAAAAAGATGAAAATCTCAAGAGAGGTCATAGAGACCAGTGG GAGAGTTTCACAGGTAGAAGAAATTCTGACGATAGATGTGAAGCCCGGTTGGAAGAAGGGGACAAAGATCACCTTCCCTGAAAAGGGAAATGAATCTCCAAGCATGATGCCTGCTGATATTGTCTTCATCATTGAAGAGAAGCCCCATGATGTTTTCACCAGGGAAGGAAACGATCTTGTCATGACACAGAAGATCTCCTTGGTGGAAGCATTGACTGGCTATACCGTGCAACTCACAACGCTCGACGGGCGGAGCTTGTCTAGACAAGTTAACTCGGTAATCCACCCTAGCTATGAAGAGGTGATCCCTGGAGAGGGGATGCCAATACCCAAGGAGCCCGGTAAGAAGGGAAATCTGCGCGTTAAGTTCAGCATCAAGTTCCCTTCCAGGCTGACATCTGACCAGAAAGCTGGGATCAAAAGGCTGTTGGGTTCTTAG